The genomic DNA CGATAACAGCGCTCACAACAGGATTGGACGAAGTGATCTCAGAACTCATATTGGGTCAAGAGAAGACCTACAAACCAGGGCAAAACTCAGTGGAGAACCCGGACGAACTCAGGGCACGAACATCTTAACATAGATTCACTCTTTCTTGACTAACCCTATCGATTAACATAGTTTAAAACGAGGGCAAGATGCTTGTTTTTGGTCATACCCCGCCGTTTATTTCACAATAATCTTATTAACAAAGTAATGATAAAGGACGAATTAGAACGAATTATTTCTACCGCTGAGGCGCGTATCGGTGTCATCGGACTTGGCTACGTCGGCCTTCCGCTGATCGCCGAATTTTGCTTGAAAGGCTTCAACTCGATCGGTTTTGAGGTCGACGATAAAAAGGTCGCTGAGCTTAATGCCGGACGCTCGTACATTGTCGATGTTTCAGACGAAACGGTCGCGAAATGCGTCGATGGCGGCAAACTCACGGCAACGACAGATTTTAGTCAGCTGAACGCGTGCGACGTGATCATCATCTGCGTTCCGACGCCGCTAAGAAAGACGAAGGATCCTGATATGTCGTACATTCTGACGGCTGGCGGCGAGATCCAGAAATACATGCGTCGAGGGCAGTTGATCATCCTCGAATCAACAACATATCCGGGAACGACAGACGAGATCTTGCAACCGATGTTCGAGGAGAAGGGCTTCGAACTCGATGAGGACTTTTTACTTGCATTTTCGCCTGAACGTGTCGACCCGGGCAATCCGCAGTTTCAAACTCACAACATTCCGAAGGTCGTCGGCGGAGTCTCAAATGATTCGACTGACGTCGCGGCGTTACTTTACGGGCAGATCGTGAATGACGTTCATCGCGTATCGTCCGCCCGTGTCGCTGAGGCGGCAAAGCTATGGGAAAACACTTTTCGCGCCATTAACATCGGTATGGCGAACGAGATGGCCAAGCTATGCAATGCCCTCGGCATTGATACATGGGAGGTCGTTCGTGCGGCGGCGACAAAGCCGTTTGGCTTTATGCCGTTCTTCCCCGGACCTGGAATCGGCGGCCATTGCATCCCTCTTGATCCGCATTATTTGTCGTGGAAAGCACGGCAGCATGGCTTCGATTCGCAATTTATTTCACTCGCCGAACAGATCAATTCGACTATGCCCAATTATGTCGTAGAACTGGCGACAACGGCTCTGAACGATGAGAAAAAGTCGGTCAATGGTTCGAAAATACTGATACTGGGCGTCGCATATAAAAAAGATATCGACGATATGCGCGAGTCGCCGGCGTTGTCGATAATCGACCTTTTGCGTGCTGATGGGGCCGATGTGTATTTTCACGATCCATTCGTCGAAACAGTGACCTTTGACCATGCTTACACGATCGGCGATGGCGAGCCGCTGCACAATCGCGAACTGACCGATGATCTGATAACGGGTTCTGATTGCGTCATAATATGCACTGAGCATTCGCCCGTCGATTATGGTCGCGTTTGTGAATTAGCATCGTTGATCGTTGACACGCGGAATGCGCTTTCACCTGAAACGCGTGATGGAAGCAAGGCTAGAATTGTCAGGCTCTAATGCTCAAAGTTCTTCTCATCGTCGGTGCTCGGCCAAACTTCATGAAGGTGGCGCCGATCTACGCTGAAATGAAGAGGCGGCCGGTCGAGTTCGAGCCGCTGATCGTGCATACCGGACAGCACTATGATGCGGCGATGTCGGACGCTTTCTTTGATGATCTCGGGATGCCAAAGCCTGATGTTTATCTGGGTGTGGGCTCCGGCACTCATGCCGTTCAGACGGCAAAGGTGATGACCGAATTTGAGCCAGTCGTTTTAGAACATGGACCCGATTGGGTCGTCGTGGTCGGCGACGTGAATTCGACGATTGCCTGCGCTTTGGTCTGCTCGAAACTTGGGATCAAGGTCGCACACGTCGAGGCAGGCCTCAGATCTCGGGATCGGGCGATGCCTGAGGAGATCAATCGAATTCTAACGGATTCGATCTCTGATCTGCTGCTTACAACTTCGCAGGATGCCGACGAAAACCTCTCTCAAGAAGGCATTCCCGCGGACAGGATAAGATTTGTCGGCAACGTAATGATCGACTCGCTGCTCGAGCAGCTGAAGATAGCCGAACGCTCGACGATTCGTGAAGAACTTGGTGTTGAGCAGAGCAAATATGCCTTGTTGACGCTACATCGGCCGTCCAATGTTGATGAACGTCCGGTGTTTTCAGGTATCATCAATTCGCTCATCGCGATCGCGAACAGGCTGCCGATCGTCTTTCCTGTACATCCACGCACAAAGGCGAAGATCGAGGAATTTGGATATGGGGAAGTGATCAAAAATTCGAACCTTCGCCTGATCGAACCGCTCGGTTATCTCGATTTTATGCGGCTGTATAGCGGAGCTAGGCTGGTGCTGACCGATTCGGGCGGTATTCAGGAAGAAACTACGGTGTTGGGAATTCCGTGCTTGACACTTCGCGAGAACACGGAGCGTCCGGTGACCATCGAGCTTGGTACAAATATCCTGGTTGGAACCGACGGTGAAAAGATAATGCGAGCGGCGTTTGAAATACTGGACAAAGATGAATTATCTAAGACAGGTCGCATTCCCCCGCTATGGGACGGTAAGACCGCCGGTCGAATTTGCGACGAACTCATAAGAAAAAGTTGACCGCTAGACAAGCGAAAGGCACAGGATAAGAATTCTCATTATCCTGTGCCACTAATTTCTATTGCTGTCAGATCCCCTATTTAATCGTTTCCATCGGAAAATTGGCATCATGCCAGGCTTTGGTGCCGCCGATGAGAGCGAAACTGTTATCAAATCCTTTTTGTTTTAGTTCAGATACCAAACTGGCACTGGTTTGCTCGTTTGGTCAGGAACAATAGGCAATCAGTTTTTTGCCCTTTGATAGTTTGCTCATGTTGGCATCTACCGTGCCGGCCGGAATGTTGATCGAGCCCTTGATATGTTCCAATTTGTAGGTGCTGTCTGCACGCGTGTCGATAAATATTGCGGACCCGTCGTCAAACGCTTTTTTGGCATCGGCGAGAGAAATTCGTGCCGCGTTGTCGATCTGCGGCTGGGACGGACCCGCGGGTGGCGATGCTGAAGGCGTGGCCTGTTTGGCTGCGGAATTGCTGACCGACGTGTTTGTTTTAGAGGCTTCGCACGAAGAAACGATGCTTCCAGCCAAAATAATCGCACTAAAAAAGAGTACTTTTGTCACCATTTATTTACTTTTCTCCGAATGCTTCGAGAACCTCGTCTGCATGAGCTGAGACATTCACCTTGTCGAATATCTTGACGATCTTACCATCGCCGTCGATCAAAAAAGTTTTGCGGAGCGTTCCCATATACTTCTTACCGTACATGCTTTTTTCAGCCCAAACGCCGTACGTCTCGACGATCTGCTTGTCTGTATCGGCTAACAGGTCGAAGGGAAGTTGATATTTTGAGATGAATTTCTGATGTGATTTTTCGCTGTCGATCGAAACGCCAAGTACACGAATCCCCTTGCTCCGATAGACTTCGTCAGCATCGCGGAATGAGCAGGCTTCCTTTGTGCAGCCGGGAGTATCGTCTTTCGGATAAAAATACAGAACCACTCGTTGGCCCATTAGATCGGTCAGTTTTACCGTGTTTCCGTTCTGGTCTGTTGTTGTGAAAGCCGGAGCCTTATCGCCCTCTTTAAGCATAATTCTGTAAAAATGTGTAAAATCGAAACATCCTGAGTGTAACACGGTGCCGATAACG from Acidobacteriota bacterium includes the following:
- a CDS encoding nucleotide sugar dehydrogenase — encoded protein: MIKDELERIISTAEARIGVIGLGYVGLPLIAEFCLKGFNSIGFEVDDKKVAELNAGRSYIVDVSDETVAKCVDGGKLTATTDFSQLNACDVIIICVPTPLRKTKDPDMSYILTAGGEIQKYMRRGQLIILESTTYPGTTDEILQPMFEEKGFELDEDFLLAFSPERVDPGNPQFQTHNIPKVVGGVSNDSTDVAALLYGQIVNDVHRVSSARVAEAAKLWENTFRAINIGMANEMAKLCNALGIDTWEVVRAAATKPFGFMPFFPGPGIGGHCIPLDPHYLSWKARQHGFDSQFISLAEQINSTMPNYVVELATTALNDEKKSVNGSKILILGVAYKKDIDDMRESPALSIIDLLRADGADVYFHDPFVETVTFDHAYTIGDGEPLHNRELTDDLITGSDCVIICTEHSPVDYGRVCELASLIVDTRNALSPETRDGSKARIVRL
- the wecB gene encoding UDP-N-acetylglucosamine 2-epimerase (non-hydrolyzing), which translates into the protein MLKVLLIVGARPNFMKVAPIYAEMKRRPVEFEPLIVHTGQHYDAAMSDAFFDDLGMPKPDVYLGVGSGTHAVQTAKVMTEFEPVVLEHGPDWVVVVGDVNSTIACALVCSKLGIKVAHVEAGLRSRDRAMPEEINRILTDSISDLLLTTSQDADENLSQEGIPADRIRFVGNVMIDSLLEQLKIAERSTIREELGVEQSKYALLTLHRPSNVDERPVFSGIINSLIAIANRLPIVFPVHPRTKAKIEEFGYGEVIKNSNLRLIEPLGYLDFMRLYSGARLVLTDSGGIQEETTVLGIPCLTLRENTERPVTIELGTNILVGTDGEKIMRAAFEILDKDELSKTGRIPPLWDGKTAGRICDELIRKS
- a CDS encoding rhodanese-like domain-containing protein, which codes for MVTKVLFFSAIILAGSIVSSCEASKTNTSVSNSAAKQATPSASPPAGPSQPQIDNAARISLADAKKAFDDGSAIFIDTRADSTYKLEHIKGSINIPAGTVDANMSKLSKGKKLIAYCS
- the bcp gene encoding thioredoxin-dependent thiol peroxidase, translated to MMLKEGDKAPAFTTTDQNGNTVKLTDLMGQRVVLYFYPKDDTPGCTKEACSFRDADEVYRSKGIRVLGVSIDSEKSHQKFISKYQLPFDLLADTDKQIVETYGVWAEKSMYGKKYMGTLRKTFLIDGDGKIVKIFDKVNVSAHADEVLEAFGEK